In Geobacillus kaustophilus, a genomic segment contains:
- a CDS encoding ABC transporter ATP-binding protein — MSLRHSPHGARFGASPQRAKNSVGTLRRLWVFIAPQKRKLFAAMAMVVVSSALALAGPYVIGRAVDVYIVERRTDGFLATLVLLLAIYIALGAATFLQNYWMIDVGQRTVRGIREQLFLHFHELPISFFDRRQQGELMSRITNDIDNMSQTFNSTVVQVVSSTLTLIGAMAVMLSQSVLLTIVALVVVPLMYAGMRWITNRTRVRFREQQRALGEMNGFIEEVISGQKVVKLFSQEKRMEAELARKNAELKRAGFWAQTYSGFIPKLMNFLNNVSFALIAGVGGWLAAKGAISVGTIVVFVEYARQFTRPLNDLANQWNTLLSALAGAERVLEILDLPKEEEDEREAADVDKLDGRIEFRQVFFSYDKQRPALDDVTFSVAPGETVALVGPTGAGKTTVLQLLTRFYDPDRGEIWIDGRDSRTIKRASLRRHMAFVLQDPFLFTGTIRDNIRYGRLEATDEEVEEAARQANAHSFIMKLPDGYDTVLAPGGGGISQGQRQLLAIARAMIADPAILILDEATSNIDTVTEVRIQEALARLMSGRTCFVIAHRLNTIQHADRILVLNEGKVIEQGTHEELLAAKGFYFQLYQHYWLRNVHVAR, encoded by the coding sequence ATGTCACTACGGCATAGCCCGCACGGAGCGCGTTTTGGCGCAAGTCCGCAGCGGGCGAAAAACAGCGTCGGCACTTTGCGGCGGCTTTGGGTGTTCATCGCTCCGCAAAAGCGAAAGTTGTTTGCGGCTATGGCCATGGTTGTCGTCAGCTCAGCGCTGGCGCTTGCTGGGCCGTACGTCATCGGCCGGGCGGTCGATGTGTACATTGTCGAGCGGAGGACGGACGGTTTTTTAGCGACACTCGTTTTGCTTCTTGCCATTTATATTGCCCTTGGCGCGGCGACGTTTTTGCAAAACTATTGGATGATCGATGTCGGCCAGCGGACAGTGCGCGGGATTCGCGAACAGCTGTTTCTCCATTTTCATGAGCTGCCGATTTCGTTCTTTGACCGCCGCCAGCAAGGGGAGCTGATGAGCCGGATTACAAACGACATCGACAACATGAGCCAGACGTTTAACAGCACCGTCGTGCAAGTCGTCTCGAGCACGCTTACGCTGATCGGCGCGATGGCGGTGATGCTTTCGCAAAGCGTTTTGTTGACGATCGTCGCCCTTGTTGTCGTGCCGCTCATGTATGCCGGCATGCGCTGGATCACCAACCGGACGCGGGTGCGTTTCCGCGAGCAGCAGCGGGCGCTCGGAGAAATGAACGGCTTTATCGAGGAAGTCATTTCCGGACAGAAAGTCGTCAAGCTGTTTTCGCAAGAAAAGCGCATGGAGGCGGAATTGGCGCGCAAAAATGCCGAGCTGAAACGCGCCGGCTTTTGGGCGCAGACGTATTCCGGCTTCATCCCGAAGCTGATGAACTTTTTAAACAATGTAAGCTTCGCCCTCATCGCCGGCGTCGGCGGGTGGCTGGCGGCCAAAGGAGCGATTTCGGTCGGCACGATCGTCGTGTTTGTCGAATACGCCCGCCAGTTTACCCGACCGCTTAATGACTTGGCCAATCAATGGAACACGTTGCTGTCGGCGTTGGCCGGCGCCGAGCGGGTGTTGGAAATTTTGGATTTGCCGAAAGAAGAGGAAGATGAACGGGAAGCGGCGGACGTCGACAAGCTGGATGGGCGCATCGAGTTTCGCCAAGTCTTCTTTTCCTATGACAAACAGCGTCCGGCGCTCGATGACGTCACGTTTTCTGTCGCCCCAGGGGAGACGGTTGCGCTTGTCGGCCCGACCGGAGCGGGCAAAACGACTGTGTTGCAGCTGTTGACCCGTTTTTACGACCCGGATCGTGGGGAGATTTGGATCGACGGCCGCGACAGCCGAACGATCAAGCGGGCGAGCTTGCGCCGCCATATGGCGTTTGTGCTTCAAGATCCGTTTTTGTTCACTGGAACGATTCGCGACAACATTCGCTACGGCAGGCTTGAGGCGACCGATGAAGAAGTCGAGGAGGCGGCGCGCCAGGCGAACGCCCACTCCTTTATTATGAAGCTGCCGGACGGCTATGACACCGTTTTGGCCCCAGGAGGCGGCGGAATCAGCCAAGGGCAGCGGCAGCTGTTGGCCATCGCTCGGGCGATGATCGCCGACCCAGCCATTTTGATTTTGGACGAAGCGACGAGCAACATCGATACGGTGACCGAAGTGCGCATTCAAGAAGCGCTCGCGCGGCTCATGAGCGGCCGGACGTGCTTTGTCATCGCCCACCGGTTGAACACGATTCAACATGCCGACCGCATCCTTGTGCTCAACGAAGGCAAGGTGATCGAACAAGGGACGCATGAAGAGCTGCTGGCTGCAAAAGGATTTTATTTCCAATTGTATCAGCACTATTGGTTGCGCAATGTGCATGTGGCCCGATGA
- a CDS encoding MOSC domain-containing protein, whose product MRIISINVGKPKTVNIDGRLMTTGIDKTPVAGPIAVGKQNLAGDGQADLIHHGGEDKAICAYPSEHFTYWEERYGRPFAAGAFGENWTLSGLTEDDACLGDIYAAGTALVQVSQPRQPCSKLAFKHQLSDLPKAVCQTGKSGFYFRVLQEGIVEPGAPLVLVERGAGALSIAYINQIYYHERDNAAALEQIANHPALSASWREAFQKRLSERTRP is encoded by the coding sequence ATGCGGATTATCTCTATTAACGTCGGCAAACCCAAAACCGTCAACATTGACGGTCGACTGATGACGACCGGCATTGACAAAACCCCGGTCGCCGGGCCGATCGCCGTCGGCAAACAAAACTTGGCTGGAGATGGACAAGCCGATCTCATCCACCATGGCGGCGAAGATAAAGCGATTTGCGCCTATCCATCAGAACATTTTACCTATTGGGAAGAGCGATACGGCCGTCCGTTTGCCGCCGGCGCGTTTGGAGAAAACTGGACGCTTTCCGGTTTGACCGAAGACGATGCGTGCCTTGGCGACATTTATGCCGCCGGCACGGCGCTCGTGCAAGTGTCGCAGCCGCGCCAGCCGTGTTCCAAATTGGCCTTCAAACATCAGCTGTCCGATTTGCCGAAAGCCGTCTGCCAGACAGGAAAAAGCGGCTTTTACTTCCGCGTCCTGCAAGAGGGCATCGTTGAACCGGGCGCGCCGCTCGTTCTCGTTGAGCGGGGCGCGGGAGCATTGTCCATCGCCTATATCAATCAAATTTATTATCATGAGCGGGACAATGCAGCTGCCCTGGAACAAATCGCCAACCATCCCGCCTTATCAGCGAGCTGGCGCGAAGCGTTTCAAAAGCGCCTCTCCGAGCGAACGCGTCCTTAA
- the glnA gene encoding type I glutamate--ammonia ligase — MSKPFVSSAQTELLEQIKEKIKEKNVELLHLQFVDIEGILKHVTVTAEQLDDVVEGKIMFDGSSIKGFSPINRSDLYLLPDLNTFAVLPWTVEEGYAEARFLCSVTNPDGTLFEGDPRNVLKKTIERAAEKGYTISVGPELEFFLFKADENGNPTLELHDGGGYFEPSPKDLGERVRLEIYRALKAMGFTIEASHHEVAEGQHEINFKYADALGAADNATTYKWVVKTIASKFGLHATFMPKPVFGINGSGMHVNISLFKDGENAFFDPNDANQLSETAYQFIAGLLKNVKHFAAVTNPLVNSYKRLVPGYEAPCYIAWSASNRSALIRIPAKRGVATRVELRCPDPSANPYLAYAIIAAAGLDGVEKGLTAPAPIDEDIFHMSDERRAELGIDNLPENLGEAIAAFESGGIGRATLGEHVFNEYVAMKKDEWNSYRTAVHAWEVERYQGKF, encoded by the coding sequence ATGTCAAAACCGTTCGTTTCCTCTGCACAAACGGAGTTGTTGGAACAAATCAAAGAGAAGATCAAAGAAAAAAACGTTGAGCTTCTTCATTTGCAGTTTGTCGACATTGAAGGGATTTTAAAGCACGTGACCGTGACGGCTGAACAGCTTGATGATGTTGTCGAAGGGAAAATCATGTTTGACGGTTCGTCGATCAAAGGCTTCTCGCCGATCAACCGTTCCGACTTGTACTTGCTGCCGGATTTGAATACGTTTGCTGTTTTGCCGTGGACTGTCGAGGAAGGCTATGCGGAAGCGCGCTTTCTCTGCTCGGTGACCAATCCGGACGGCACGCTGTTTGAAGGCGACCCGCGCAACGTGCTGAAAAAAACGATCGAGCGGGCGGCGGAAAAAGGATATACGATCTCGGTCGGTCCGGAGCTGGAGTTTTTCCTGTTCAAAGCCGATGAAAACGGCAATCCGACGCTCGAGCTCCATGATGGCGGCGGTTATTTCGAACCGTCTCCGAAAGACTTGGGCGAGCGCGTTCGCCTTGAAATTTACCGCGCCTTAAAAGCGATGGGCTTTACGATTGAAGCGTCGCACCATGAAGTGGCGGAAGGCCAGCATGAGATCAACTTCAAATATGCCGATGCGCTCGGTGCGGCTGACAATGCGACGACGTACAAATGGGTCGTCAAAACGATCGCCAGCAAGTTCGGCCTCCATGCGACGTTTATGCCAAAACCGGTGTTTGGCATCAACGGTTCAGGCATGCATGTCAACATTTCCCTTTTCAAAGATGGGGAAAATGCGTTCTTTGATCCGAACGATGCGAACCAGTTGTCAGAAACAGCGTACCAATTCATCGCGGGCTTGCTGAAAAACGTCAAACACTTTGCGGCGGTTACGAACCCGCTTGTCAACTCGTACAAACGGCTTGTGCCAGGGTATGAGGCGCCTTGCTACATCGCCTGGTCCGCTTCGAACCGTTCGGCGCTCATCCGCATTCCGGCCAAACGCGGTGTCGCGACGCGCGTCGAGCTCCGTTGCCCGGACCCGTCGGCTAACCCGTACTTAGCGTATGCCATCATCGCGGCGGCTGGTTTGGACGGCGTTGAAAAAGGCTTAACCGCTCCTGCTCCGATTGACGAGGACATCTTCCATATGTCGGACGAACGTCGCGCCGAACTTGGCATTGACAACTTGCCGGAAAACTTGGGCGAGGCCATCGCTGCGTTTGAAAGCGGAGGAATCGGCCGCGCGACGCTTGGCGAGCACGTATTCAACGAATACGTCGCGATGAAAAAAGACGAATGGAACAGCTACCGCACGGCGGTTCATGCTTGGGAAGTCGAGCGGTATCAAGGGAAATTTTGA
- a CDS encoding ABC transporter ATP-binding protein has product MGRVLIYLRPYWKWMALAWLFMLIELIIELWQPLLMGKIIDDGVMKQDVAAIFTWGAVMLGASLLAFASGIANSFAAAYVGQEYGFRLRTALFAKIQSFSLARIEQLSPASLVTRMTNDVTQVQNMLFMSLRIALRAPLLVVFGVAMAFVVHARLAFVLAVAVPLSAAFLLWVVQRAAASFSAVQRALDRVNGVMRENLAGMRLIKAWMRNKYEQERFAAANDELMERTMGVLRLVETITPILLVVMNTAIIALLFFGRLDVEFGAASAGQVVAVVNYATRATAALSMFTFITMAFSRARASAARLAELLEVPEERSGEHRADGPIVRRGEIRFEHVSFRYPDSRHDALSDISFVIHPQETAAILGATGSGKSTLLQLIPRLYEPDAGRVLIDGIDVREFSAEKLRAYVRFVPQEVLLFSGTVADNLRFGKMTATMEEIVKAACDAQIHETITRFPDGYDALISQKGVNLSGGQKQRLSIARALVGQPRILLLDDSTSALDAETEAKLLAALRRYACTTVMVTQKVSTAMAADTILLLEDGRLIAQGSHEQLLATSELYRRIVATQEGKKGSVDVTTA; this is encoded by the coding sequence ATGGGGCGGGTGCTTATCTATTTGCGGCCATACTGGAAGTGGATGGCGTTAGCTTGGTTGTTTATGTTGATCGAGCTCATCATCGAGCTTTGGCAGCCGCTGTTGATGGGGAAAATCATCGACGATGGCGTCATGAAGCAGGATGTTGCGGCCATTTTCACGTGGGGAGCCGTGATGCTCGGGGCGTCGCTGTTGGCGTTTGCCTCGGGTATCGCCAACTCATTTGCCGCCGCTTATGTCGGGCAGGAGTATGGATTTCGGCTGCGGACGGCGCTGTTTGCCAAAATCCAATCATTTTCGCTTGCGCGCATCGAGCAGCTGTCGCCGGCTTCGCTCGTCACCCGAATGACGAACGATGTGACGCAAGTGCAAAATATGTTGTTTATGAGCTTGCGCATCGCCTTGCGCGCGCCGCTTCTCGTTGTCTTTGGCGTTGCGATGGCGTTTGTCGTTCATGCGCGCCTAGCGTTCGTTTTGGCGGTGGCTGTTCCACTATCCGCCGCTTTTTTATTGTGGGTTGTACAAAGGGCAGCGGCGTCCTTTTCCGCCGTCCAACGAGCGCTTGATCGCGTCAACGGCGTGATGCGCGAAAATTTGGCCGGCATGCGTCTCATCAAAGCGTGGATGAGAAACAAATACGAGCAAGAACGATTTGCGGCGGCGAATGATGAGCTCATGGAGCGGACGATGGGTGTGCTTCGCCTCGTTGAAACGATCACCCCGATATTGTTGGTGGTGATGAACACCGCCATCATCGCGCTGTTGTTTTTCGGCCGCCTGGATGTTGAGTTTGGCGCGGCGAGCGCCGGGCAAGTCGTCGCTGTCGTCAACTACGCGACGCGGGCGACGGCGGCGTTGTCGATGTTTACGTTTATTACGATGGCGTTTTCACGGGCGCGCGCCTCGGCCGCCCGCCTCGCTGAACTGCTTGAGGTGCCAGAAGAACGAAGCGGGGAGCACAGAGCCGATGGGCCGATCGTCCGGCGCGGGGAAATTCGTTTTGAGCACGTTTCGTTCCGCTACCCGGACAGCAGGCACGATGCGCTCTCCGACATTTCGTTTGTCATTCATCCGCAAGAAACGGCGGCGATTTTAGGGGCGACTGGTTCCGGCAAATCGACGCTTCTTCAGCTCATCCCCCGTCTGTATGAACCAGACGCCGGGCGAGTGTTGATCGACGGCATCGACGTGCGTGAGTTTTCCGCGGAGAAGTTGCGGGCCTATGTTCGTTTTGTTCCGCAGGAAGTGCTGCTATTTTCCGGAACGGTCGCCGACAACCTCCGCTTCGGCAAGATGACCGCGACGATGGAAGAGATCGTGAAGGCGGCTTGTGATGCACAAATTCATGAAACGATCACTCGGTTTCCGGATGGATACGACGCGCTGATAAGTCAAAAGGGCGTCAATTTATCAGGCGGACAAAAGCAGCGGCTGTCGATCGCCCGCGCCTTGGTTGGGCAACCGCGCATTTTGCTTTTGGATGACAGCACAAGCGCGCTCGATGCAGAGACGGAAGCAAAGCTCCTCGCAGCGTTGCGGCGGTATGCGTGCACGACGGTGATGGTGACGCAAAAGGTGAGTACAGCGATGGCGGCGGATACGATTTTGCTTTTGGAAGACGGCCGCCTGATCGCGCAAGGAAGCCATGAACAACTGCTGGCGACAAGCGAACTGTATCGACGCATCGTCGCCACACAGGAAGGAAAGAAGGGATCGGTGGATGTCACTACGGCATAG
- a CDS encoding gamma-glutamylcyclotransferase family protein: MAERRYRVFVYGTLLTGEDNHDVVAPYVCAVCPGKVNGRLYSVGPYPALVLGEEGEVEGEWLTVTEEGLKAMDELEDYAEGRDDNEYERIWVRDARQPIEGYVYVYLPEKAAGLPIISSGSWRRREEKT, encoded by the coding sequence ATGGCGGAAAGACGATATCGAGTGTTTGTGTATGGCACGTTGCTGACTGGCGAGGACAACCATGATGTCGTAGCTCCCTATGTTTGCGCCGTATGCCCAGGGAAGGTGAACGGTCGTTTGTACAGCGTTGGCCCGTACCCTGCGCTTGTGCTCGGTGAAGAAGGAGAAGTGGAAGGGGAATGGCTGACGGTGACGGAGGAAGGGCTCAAGGCGATGGATGAGCTTGAAGACTACGCCGAAGGACGGGACGATAACGAATATGAGCGGATATGGGTCCGCGACGCCCGCCAACCGATCGAAGGGTACGTCTACGTTTACTTGCCGGAAAAAGCCGCCGGCCTGCCGATCATTTCGTCCGGCTCGTGGCGTCGGCGTGAGGAGAAAACGTAA
- a CDS encoding thioredoxin family protein, with amino-acid sequence MPAVESNMFPLGKQAPPFALTNVIDGSVVRLEDVKSDAATVIMFICNHCPFVKHVQHELVRLANDYMPKGVSFVAINSNDAEQYPEDSPENMKKVAKELGYPFPYLYDETQEVAKAYDAACTPDFYVFDRELKCVYRGQLDDSRPNNGIPVTGESIRAALDALLEGRPVPEKQKPSIGCSIKWKPSA; translated from the coding sequence ATGCCAGCTGTCGAATCGAATATGTTTCCGCTTGGCAAACAAGCGCCTCCGTTTGCCCTCACGAATGTCATCGATGGCAGCGTCGTTCGTCTTGAGGATGTGAAATCGGACGCAGCGACTGTCATTATGTTCATTTGCAACCATTGTCCGTTTGTCAAGCATGTGCAGCATGAACTTGTTCGTCTCGCAAACGATTATATGCCCAAAGGGGTGTCGTTTGTCGCCATCAACTCCAACGATGCTGAACAATATCCGGAAGATTCGCCGGAAAACATGAAAAAAGTGGCTAAAGAGCTTGGCTACCCGTTCCCATACTTGTATGACGAAACGCAAGAAGTGGCGAAGGCGTACGACGCCGCCTGCACCCCGGATTTTTATGTTTTCGACCGTGAGCTGAAATGCGTCTACCGCGGCCAGCTTGATGATTCGCGGCCGAACAACGGCATCCCGGTGACCGGAGAATCAATCCGCGCCGCGCTGGACGCCTTGTTGGAGGGCCGTCCGGTGCCGGAAAAGCAAAAGCCGAGCATCGGCTGCAGCATTAAATGGAAGCCATCCGCGTAA